The nucleotide window TTGAAGAGGTATTTTAATTAAAAAGGGGTTATATGAGTTAATATCTATGGTATAGAACGGTGCAGTTTGGGTGGATCCATGGATCCATCGAGGTCAGTAGATCCCtaaccgtgggcccactgtaatatatgtaccttacatccacactgtccatccatccattttgacagctcattttagggcatgatccgaaaaatgaacagatgcaaatctttggtggaccataccacaggaaatagtcgtgaccacctaagatttggatctgcttagttTTTTTAGATcacctcctaaaatgatctggaaaaactgatggacagcatagatatacaaaaacttcatcaaggtgggccccacaaggtaaGGATAACACCCGGGCGACACTAATCCCCTGGTGGACTGCACAGATAGAGCAAGGTCTCAGATGGGTAGGACCAACTGCAGGACTATAATTTAAGATAGATCCGTGGACTACGCAGGAGACAGAATTTCATCTGAAAAGTTCTGAAAGAAAACACCTAATATCCAACCATAAAAATTCCAGGAAATTACAATCATACCACCCTCAACCccaaagagagagggaaaaaaaacacCCAATTCATAAATTGGTGAATTgcgtgcattaaaaaaaaaaaaaaaaaaaccaattcccAATTCAGGAAATGGGGAATTTAGCAGATCAACATCCCAAAAATATCCAATTACCAATTCAAGAGCTGGTGAATTTGGTGACGGCCTTCGTCCCTTCAGAGACGGCATGCTTGGCGAGCTCGCCAGGGAGGACGAGGCGAACGGACGTCTGGATCTCCCTCGACGTGATCGTGGGTTTCTTGTTGTAGCGAGCCAGCTTCGACGATTCCTGAGCCAGCTTCtcgaagatatcgttgatgaagCTGTTCATGATCCCCATTGCCTTGCTGGAGATCCCAATGTCGGGATGTACCTGCTTCAAGACCTTGAAGATGTAGATCTTGTAAGTTTCCGCATTCTTTTtcgatctcttcttcttcttcttgtctcCGGTCGATCCTCCTCCTTCCTTTGGAAGCCTCTTCTCTGCCTTTGGCTTCTTTTCTGCAGGAGCTTTCTCCGCCTTCTtctcttctgttggtttctctgaAGCGGGCTTCTTCTCGGCCTTGGGCGccattgtagagagagagag belongs to Magnolia sinica isolate HGM2019 chromosome 8, MsV1, whole genome shotgun sequence and includes:
- the LOC131252985 gene encoding histone H2B-like, giving the protein MAPKAEKKPASEKPTEEKKAEKAPAEKKPKAEKRLPKEGGGSTGDKKKKKRSKKNAETYKIYIFKVLKQVHPDIGISSKAMGIMNSFINDIFEKLAQESSKLARYNKKPTITSREIQTSVRLVLPGELAKHAVSEGTKAVTKFTSS